The nucleotide window GCCAAGCTTACCTAGCCAATCAAATTGGAGTGATGATATAGAGTTTCAAGGTCAACGCCCCTAGGAGGAGTTCCCACAGAGTCAGCTACTGACGCAGTGTCGAAAGttaccgacttgaaagggaacaaaCTGTACCCTagccttaaatgaatattctaggttcaatataagttatgcTCAATTgaaggcatttgtggcatattgttgagtaccacaaaaaattatttagactcatccctccttttcttgaagaaaagcaaaaatcgatgtaacaaagaggcacttacaatggaagaggtTTAACAAAACCAACCTCAGCAAGTAGTATTATAATATCATATTAAAATTATCCAAGaaattcctttaaaattaaaagtGAATCCTTTGAAAAATCACTGTACACTGTTTCGAACAATTATGTAAAGCTTGACTGAAAATCTGTTAGACAAAAGTTTACACACAAACGCACAAAAAACAGTCTGTTAAACATCAATGAGAAGCTTTATATCAGTATAGTATTTCCAAAACTCCTCTGTGTATTTACAAAAGTCAACACAAGGTAGAAAATAAACACTTcacaaaatcaaaaatcaaacatcaaataatgaagtaattcaaacaaaaatgttgtaCACTGATGATACGGTCTCTCTTATTGTCAGGCAAAAATATTGGGCAAATAAAGGCAGATGTTATTACAAATAAACACGAAAACACCTAATTTATTGTACAGTATCATTTCAAATAATTCACAGAGACACAGATGAATTGGATCCCCAAGCTATAAAAAATtcacatatatatttttagaaattttgcaataataataataataatttcacttgaaataaaaaaagcaaagcaaatcaCAGTTTCTCCGGGTGACACAACAACAGCTGTATAAATAAGTTGATTATTCGAATGATAGATGTATGGAATTACAATTCCAATCCATGTGCCCTTCCTCTGAATGGTCTGATTTCCTTTCCATATAATCCATTTTAATTCCTGTATTCACATGCAAAGTTTTTCACAAAGAAAACATTGTAATATAAGAGTGACAAATGTTGTATCTGTGTAAGTCACATGATTAGGAGTATTTTTGAAGTGTTATTCATTGAATAACGTTAACTGAAGCTAATGTGACATAGTAAAAGCACAGTTCAGTTAGGGAGGACGTCCTTTTCACGTCCTACACTTAAAATGGCACAACTGGGCACAATAAAGGTGCATGATGGATTTTTAAAGTGTACATTTAAAATGGCTGTTCTTCTTAGGCATCGTCCTGAAAAATTAATCTCCTGTTTTCAAATATATGCAAACAAAACCTCAAGGGTGCTGATTTGATTGGACTGTATTAGAGGAGCACAGATGTCCCGAGGCTGTGTGCAGTATGAAATGATAAATTGCAGACGTCAGTTGGAATTACAAACAAATTTCCATTAGTGAcaacaaaacaagaaacaaactTATAGGTTTTCAAACTGCCCATGTGTATCTCTTCGATGACATGAAAACAATGTTATTCTTGTTGCATCAATTACAGTGCATGCTCACTGGGAAATTGATTTTTATCATTGTGATTCTGCACAGGGTTTATTGATCTGTCATTGTACTTGACCCCCCAAATGCCTCAATATGCAATAAATTTACAtcatatttaaagaaaatatgatttTAGTTAAAAACATACAGTTCAAGTCCATAATCTTTCTGTGTCTCTTTCAAGCTCGTACAAGGATCAATAATATATGTCCTTTCATACACATGCACATGTAACTTTGAATGTACACCCACATATATACACAAAGATATACGCAAATATAGACAGATTGTTGATTCGTTGTTCTCGCCCAACGTGGTTCAGCTTCGTCCCTCTGTGTTATGCGTTCGAGGAGGTAAAAGAgtgaattttaaaaaataaaactaaaagaaCGTAGGAGAGAAAAAGGAAATGCTTGGACTCATATTCTTCAGAGAGCAGAAAAGGGCTGGCTACAGCGCGCTTGCACAAGTGCCTAGTTGTGTGGTGGAATCCAACAGGATTTCCGAAAAGAGGTCTTCACACACTCATGGTCATGTTTGGAGAATACTACAAggagacaaaaataatttagacctTTTAATAGTTCAGAGGCACTTGCAGAAGATAAAACACTCTTTTATCATGAAACTGGACAGATACAGACAAAACCAGACAGGAAATGACATACACTCTCATTCTGGAAAGGGTTGAGGAAATTTCCGCCCATCTCGCCGTCATCTCGGGGAGTTCCAGGCTGGTTGCTCATGCTCAGGTTACCGGGAGAGTTCTATCAAGAAACACACTTGTATGTTTCAGTCTACGAGTTTTGTGAACCTGTAtccaatgtatttatttttttttgcatttaacgTAAAAACAACACTTACCTTGGGAATACTATCCATATCAGCTGACCCTTTAGAAAATTCAATAGAAATAAAGACTTCAGGTTAAGGATAGAAGAGAtcacacattacattttttttccacaGGGGGGCATAAGCACACAAGGTAAAATATTATGAATCAGGGAAATTATGCATGAAAGCTGCAAATGTGCTTTGATCCTCTCCAAGTAAAGAATATAGCACTACAAGAAATCCAAGAGTGAATTTGAAGTGTTTTTTTGTACCTAATGATCCATTCATATGATGTGGCTCCATTCCTGCCATAACGCCCATTGGACCATCCCCACCCGGACCGATAGGGAActaccaaaaacacacacacaaggactCAAAACTGTATACAAGATGTTATTAGAATAATCATAGTGCAGAATTTCACAAGTCAGTCCATACAGCATGAACAAATGCAACCCAAATATTTACTGACATGCATGTGTGCAATTAATTCAAACTCTTTTCACTGTCTTACATTTTGCCTGTTTCCTCCAGGCGGCACTGCGTTGATCATAGTGTACATGTTCTCTCCAGAATTCGTAGAGTCTGTAGAGGAACAGCCAAACACACAATTCATCAACAATTATATGAAGGCTCAACGCTGCTGCCGATACATATACACtaacagtcaaaagtttggaaacacctACTCGTTCTTTattcttactttttttttaaatgtttaattatgtgaccaaaaaatgttaaacaaattaaaacaatctaataatttagataattcaaAGTAGCCACTGCTCTGCACTCTTCATTCTCTCAGCCGacttcatgaggtgcatcctgtgatgctttttaaacagtactgaaagagttcccatgtatgctggacacttgttgactGCTTTTACCTTCACTATCTGTTACAACTcatccatttttaaaaaatgtcattaaaattgtAGTATGGTAAAGACATTTGCTAtgtatctacaaaactaattttaagcattttagcatatcAAATGagaaatcatgagaaacatacattcagtcaagtgtgtccaaacgttTGACTAATAGTGCATGCAATACATGCAGTACACAAAATTGCAGAAATGTGCAAATGTACATTAATGTcaaggctgttggtagattttggaactgacataaGGGACAATTCCCTTAAaggaatttattttctaaaatcgctttgcattttctcaaaaaaaaaagctTCCCCTCCTTGCAGTTTgctagtttgcattccctttacaagtaaaaaaccccaaaacaaaacaaaaaaactatggtCACATAAATAATGGTCATTCTGCTACAAAAAATCCaaaagttttactatagtaacaccatggttaatttgttgtAGAAGTACCAatgtttttaaaaccatggtttccaaaaaaaaattttttttttggattaaaaACAATGGTACATAtgccacaaattaaccatggtgttactacagtaaaactattgttttttttgttttttgtttagttttttttttgcagaatgatatgatttttattacaaattttgGTTTTCTTGTATTATTCCAcagatatcatggttaaaatatggttactgttagagctgggtactgatacagatttccctattcgatatcgattcacaagctcttgattcaattAGATTCTGTTtaaattcgatatcgattcatatgggtatatttcagttataatgtcctttttgcttgcatatgaaaaaaatgacagctaatgctgttaattatacagaggaccttctaactaggtacattaagaaaatataaattttattcaTTATATTTGATAAGTTTTTCATCATTCTGGTCACATTcgggctttttaaaaatgaacaaatccaagtATTTAaccaataaataagatattatatttcatatataattttttgttacatgtttattgtttaattgcatattttttactatttacaagaattaacattgatttgttgaacacgagCTAAAACAGGTACTGCCTCTTTAAccccagcatttctgtaaagagcgtctgtggATGAGCGtatgttaatgagagagactcaaatggctttatctgTGCCATGCAtcattagaatgaaatgtttatttttttgttgttttttttatcaacaaatgACTGCAGAGAACTGAAAgggttttaaaagagacattattcagtgacaaatcggttgcgtggatctcgtctttggacacacggaacaacttttaatcTAAACACACAGTGAAAGAATCTTGCAGCTCAATACTCCATCACTATACtgcacaattactggtgagtgaaatttgGTTGCTAGTGCgaatgatttcctctcattgtattagagggttgtgcatagagtaagAGATAAATCTTGGGATTTCAGAATCGTTATCGAGATCGTTCTAATGAAGATCACAATGCATTGTTACCCACCCctagttattgtagtaaaacaatggtaaaGTCTGGTtattggttttactacaaatatcatagcTGAACTTTTGtaattgtagtaaaatcatagtaaatattgtggttactatggttttactacaaataccatagttcagtTATGGTTATTGtggtaaaattatggttaattttcataagggatggataaagctattgtgagggaacacaaaataattgcgagagaacgcaaaactatttcagaaaatacattTACCCTATTGCTGTCCTCTAGGAGGCATAGCCTGGCTGATATACTGGTCTATCCCTAAGTTCAAGCATGCACGAAAATATGGTTATGAAGATGGAGAAAATTCTGCAGTTGTACCTGCAGGGCTTGGCATTATAGGAGTTCCAGGAGGCCCTCCTCCCCCGGGTGGAccctgagaaagagagaaaagagaaataTTACTCTGATTCTCACATAAAAACAGGCTTGTTTATCTTATTGCATGTGGAATCAACATGTGTAAATCTGAGTATAAttctgtgcgtgtttgtgtgtgtgtggtgtatgacAGAGGCCCGGGGCCCTTGCTGTGGTCAGCACTGTGCATATCTGCTCCATCCTCCCTCTTTCCAAATCTAATTATCTCTCCTTCTCTCTGCTGACTCGGCTTTGCCTTCCTGAGCACCTCACTTGTTGGGCTGATTTGAGTAAGATCCTGCTGCTGCTGTCCATAAATCATCTCTTCTGGGAGTTACTTACAGTTTTTTAACACAATACCTTCTGCGAATGTCTTAAAACGACACGTTTAATCACACTGGGTATCTCAAGTGTGTTTCGAAATATCTGAAAGTGTACAGTTGCTTGAAGGACTTCCACATTAAATTGATTTTGGGATGACTTTTAACAAGCTGTGTTTCTAATCTGGAACAGGGCAGGAAGTGAATGATATGGACAAGCGATGCACAATATATTGGTGACCATTTTGGTATCAGCCAGTgttttgtaattattgatattggaagCAGTTAACATCAGAAgttgtatttttacagtaaacaTTAAACTCTTTGCCTGTGCTAGATTTTAAAAGTATTGCATTACAGTGTTGTCtgtatttttttaacacaaaaagtAAATGTTGTAATAtaggctaataaatactgtatgagtaGTAATTTATCAACAGCAGATCATCAGCGATCACTTGTCATATTTGTCAGTTTTTCTGGTAATCcggtattatataaaaataaataaaggttgatCAGCACGATAGTTGCTTTTGGAacaatcggttatcagcaaaaaataGTGGTTAGTGGAAAAAACCGATAAACTCATACGATAAACTCATAAACTCAACGCATAATATCTGCCATAATATTTCTATTGGTCGTAACATAAAAATAACTAGATTTTTGAgaattctgaagaaaatgtgactgACGCTTGCCCATGCCAGTCTCACTACCACAATAGCTATACAGTTGCTGATGTGTTCAGAGTGATTTTTGGTGCGTTGccatgcggttgctagggtgttgctaaggtgttcttggtggttgcctTCTAtgatctctatgatattctggtctctagataaggCTTAGGTCTCTccttctgtgttttttgtttttttgctcattttatCACCTGACAGGTGTCCCATAGACTTTAGACATTAGATTTTAGGTTTGTTAGattgtctgattgcttagaaaagtactaGTGCACTTCTCAACAATCCACAAGATTTGAGCTATCATTCAAGTCCCTAGTGTAAACCGTGCAGGCAAGTTAGGTGCTGTTAACTAAacatagaccgatatatcgattttaccgattaatcggtgccgatagttgctttttggagctctcagttattggcaaaaatcaatGCTGATAGAtgctgataattttttttattcctctgtgttcctctgataattaaattttataaattgaagcgaggacatgcaaagaaaaatacatagtgtctccaactttatatattgtgaataataataataataataataataataataataataatagataggctataaaaagcttaatctGTTAAGTATGAAATATAGAGTACTGTGACGGAGCCAAAtctttttaaaataagagtctccggtgtgtttcaggcttgtttagtgttaaaagtcccatgcACCAAATCTtgattattagggcccgagcactgtaagtgtggaggccctattgttttCCTAAAGATTACGGTTAACATTCCTCTTTTCAAGGTTTCAGGGGCTTTTGGGTCCCTTAACATGCTCAAAAAACCCTGaaaatttgcacacacatcagaatcgTCGGCCATTAGAGCTTGGCAAAAGTTCACATGGGGGGGGTCAAGGGGGGGCTCTCTGCCGGCCCCTTGAAAACTGGATTTTTGGGAGGCTCTGTAGCACACGccttttcacctacagtcatcaaactttgtacacatatagatctcgtcaagctggacaactttcaccCTCATAATCATaggctctgcccaacaggaagtctgccATGTTGCATTgattgaaaaatgcatgctctggaatttgaaataatcCTCCTAGGGGAGTTATATGACAGGCATCAAATGTGGGCAAtatcatgccaagacactgaagatgttAAATTGCAATCCGATTTTTGATATTTCAaaaggtgttgccatggcgaggagataaattaatggtgaaaaatgaaaaagaggAAGTGCTCATATCTTCGGCGTGCATTGTGCGATTTAAATCAAAATTGAGATTTATGTTTGGTattggggctgatcacatggatatgACTATTGTGGGGCATgattatagtgccaccaactggcagcaggaagtgtggaaCTTTTTACAGACTTTGGAATAACACTCTTATTTTTATCTGAACTGcttcacattttttaataataaatgtcaaGACAGTACAGATTTAAAATTATTACGGAATTTTTGATATCTTAcctactgttgccatggcaacgcattaaacactattattcctttttatgtatattcatatgtttttgaggtacttggcatgcttgaagtTTTATGatcttttgcacacacatcagacatCGTCAGCCATTAGGGCTGGCCAAAAGTTCATTCATGGGCATGTAGAGGGGACTCTGTAGTGCCAAATAGAAAATGGCCATGTTCAGGGGACTCTGTATCACATCCCTTttcagctacagtcaccaaactttgtacattcTGTATGTagatcaagccggacaactttcacacCACAGACATTAGCTCcgtccaacaggaagtcagccattttggattgtttgaaaatggcatgctctggaatttgaaatactcctcatATGAAATTCATCTGACTGTCACCAAACTTAGGTAACGTCATGCCAAAACACTGAAGGACTTTTGATGTCTCAAACGGTGTCTCCATGGCGACATGATAAACTAACAAAAAAACAGGAAGAAAGAATTGTCTCAtatctgttgcgtgcatcgtgtgatttacattaAAATTGACCTGTATGTTTGGCAGTGAGGGCTGATCACACTGATGTATCTACTGTGGATCACGgttgtagcgccaccaactggcagcaggaagtgtggcccTTACAACAGTCTTTGAAAAAATCAatttacatttacccaaatcgctTCAAAATTTTTGATGCATTGTTTTACTAAAGCCGTGGTGCTTGGGcccattaattgctgcttgcagctatatttattattatattttaaaaactatcagccagtTAAtgggttatctgccttttccaccacattagttatcggtatcggcaaaatccactatcagccGACCTCTACTGTTAACACGCGACgtgtttttgcatttttgcattgaagttttttgtgtttacgtttttctatgtaaacatgcgctagacggacgtcttcgACCATTGCagcatttttctctgtttttttttgttgccatgagCCATGTTTTTTagctgccatttaaaaaaaatatatctttttaaacgcgtcttgagacacctgcgttctgttctattcattgcacTTTGCCTAGCTTTTTTTAGTGTGAGAACGCTTACAGTCTGAACCTTAGAGCCCAACATTCAATACTCGGGTTTGGAGTTTTTTATATCCCTAACCATAtgtataagtaataataatagctatacttgccttagcaaacactactTATTATTTACTATCTGCATTGGTCAAAATTACTATATAGGTGCAACATTAATATGGACATTCCTGTAGCATATTTGCTGTAGTAATGAAACAAGAATGTTAATTTGTATCCACTATTGAGGACACAGGACTAGAGAAAATTTCTCGCAATTTGATGTACCTGGGATGCAGTAATCATGGCTGTTCTCACAGCAGAGCCATGTGAATGGAGAGGGTCACGGCACTTACCACATAACTCCCTGGAGATGCAGAGGAGTACGGGATCTAAATGCCACGTGCATCCGATCAGACAGGAAACAGAGAGAATGTCAACAAAGTAGATGCTCTTTAGGTTCAAACATTTACGTACAGCTGTAGTGACTGACATTTCAAAACGAATGATTGTAAAAATGACTCACCGAGTTGGAATTGGGTGGATTCGGCCACGGTCTTCCACCGGGACCACTACAAATAGGATGAGATGTGTAGTACTCAATGAATACTGTAATGTCTTAGTAAGAACCAGTCTTTGTTAATGGACTCTTTTCACAGGTTGTGATGACACATTTCCGCCTTAATTTGgtcagcataaatctagcaaactttgttttatattttcaatgctttaattaatgtcaatttatacaattattctttgtgttatattaccctgaaattaaggggtttctaatacagctgagAAGGAGAGACACAAAATTTGGTGTCTTTCTTCTGACTGTcataatccactgctctctattttttgtccttttttgaaaagtcatggaaatataatataaattatatttaatataaatttaaatatcaattttattttgctgttggagcacaTGTACACGCAAAAACAATATTTGCTGTGggctcccattcaccgctataaAATAACCCCACTATAGTTGTGAAAAGGGCCCATAAGGTTAATGTGTGCTTGTGTAACAGGAAGTTCATACATGTTCATTCCAGGCATCCCAGGACCCCCAAGAGCATTGAGTGGTGGTCTCATCCCTCCTCCATATCCCttagacaattaaaaaaaaagtcattaatcTTATAAAACCTATTTTCGGGTCACATGTCACAACGAAATCAAAATATGTCTTTAGCCTTTTAAATGAGCGGAGAGTGAAGTACCTGTGGTCCTAGAGGCACCATCCCTCTGGGTGGAGTCATTCTCTGCATAGCCCCACCCATATTCGGATGACCTGCCAATCAAAAGTGGCAGATGGACATTAGGCAGGATGTAAACACAGTTATCTTAGAAACACTTTGACTGTTACAATATGGTTTTGAGATAACTGTTGTAAACAAACCTTGTTGTCTTGGGTCCATTCCACTGGGTAACAACGGCTGGTTGCCAGGGACTCCGCCTAATGCCTGAACAAGTAAGATACAGTAAAAATGAATATAGCTGTCAACATCTTCCAAGCAGGGTTAGATAAGGCCCATTAGGTGCCCTTGGTCTACGACATTAGATTAGGGACCAAAATATCACATTTATGAAAGTACGACAGTGTGACTGCATTGCAAATAgaatttatgaatgaatgaatgttacatttatatagcgctttttctgacacttcactcaaagtgctttacacagtgaacaggggactctcctcaaccaccaccagtgtgcagcatccacctggatgatttATAGCCTTAAGCGACTTAAAACTCTCCAAAAAATATTGAACAGGCAAATTTTAGTCTCATATGAAAATCTTAGTacaacttaaagggacagttcactcaaaaattacaattctgtcttcgtttactcaacctcatgctgttccaaacctgaatgaatttcttgcttctgtggaacacaaaaggacatgttaagcagaatgacaaccacagtcaccattcagttttattaaatggaaaacaagatgcaatgaaagtgatggTGACTgtcaggctgtcattctgcctaacatctccttttaaattccacagaagaaagtcatacaggtttgaacatcataagtttgagtaaatgatgacaaaactttCATTGTGTGAactgtgaactgtccctttaaatctc belongs to Myxocyprinus asiaticus isolate MX2 ecotype Aquarium Trade chromosome 43, UBuf_Myxa_2, whole genome shotgun sequence and includes:
- the LOC127433336 gene encoding single-stranded DNA-binding protein 2-like isoform X1, with amino-acid sequence MYAKGKSNNVPSDSQAREKSILLDVVSADTSQLEPGFSLRGHADETVCFCLLALYVYEYLLHVGAQKSAQTFLSEIRWEKNITLGEPPGFLHSWWCVFWDLYCAAPERRETCEHSSEAKAFHDYSAAAAPSPVLGNMPPGDGMPVGPVPPGFFQPFMSSRYPGGPRPPLRIPNQALGGVPGNQPLLPSGMDPRQQGHPNMGGAMQRMTPPRGMVPLGPQGYGGGMRPPLNALGGPGMPGMNIGPGGRPWPNPPNSNSIPYSSASPGSYVGPPGGGGPPGTPIMPSPADSTNSGENMYTMINAVPPGGNRQNFPIGPGGDGPMGVMAGMEPHHMNGSLGSADMDSIPKNSPGNLSMSNQPGTPRDDGEMGGNFLNPFQNESYSPNMTMSV
- the LOC127433336 gene encoding single-stranded DNA-binding protein 2-like isoform X2 — translated: MYAKGKSNNVPSDSQAREKLALYVYEYLLHVGAQKSAQTFLSEIRWEKNITLGEPPGFLHSWWCVFWDLYCAAPERRETCEHSSEAKAFHDYSAAAAPSPVLGNMPPGDGMPVGPVPPGFFQPFMSSRYPGGPRPPLRIPNQALGGVPGNQPLLPSGMDPRQQGHPNMGGAMQRMTPPRGMVPLGPQGYGGGMRPPLNALGGPGMPGMNIGPGGRPWPNPPNSNSIPYSSASPGSYVGPPGGGGPPGTPIMPSPADSTNSGENMYTMINAVPPGGNRQNFPIGPGGDGPMGVMAGMEPHHMNGSLGSADMDSIPKNSPGNLSMSNQPGTPRDDGEMGGNFLNPFQNESYSPNMTMSV
- the LOC127433336 gene encoding single-stranded DNA-binding protein 2-like isoform X3, translating into MPPGDGMPVGPVPPGFFQPFMSSRYPGGPRPPLRIPNQALGGVPGNQPLLPSGMDPRQQGHPNMGGAMQRMTPPRGMVPLGPQGYGGGMRPPLNALGGPGMPGMNIGPGGRPWPNPPNSNSIPYSSASPGSYVGPPGGGGPPGTPIMPSPADSTNSGENMYTMINAVPPGGNRQNFPIGPGGDGPMGVMAGMEPHHMNGSLGSADMDSIPKNSPGNLSMSNQPGTPRDDGEMGGNFLNPFQNESYSPNMTMSV